From Streptomyces sp. NBC_00690, a single genomic window includes:
- a CDS encoding serine hydrolase domain-containing protein, translating into MTEDRWPGALAAVRGPGDRRFRHLTAGVADLDTGAPVPSDGRVRIGSNSKTYLAVVVLQLVGEGRVDLDGPIETHLPGLVRGEDIDGRNITVRQLLQNTSGLPNYTDYLDPDWFRIRDIYWEPRELLDLAPAHKATFPPGTDWSYSNTNFLLAGLLVQKVTGRPPAEEIERRILQPLGLRDTYTPVPGERGIRGPHPQGYHADDPEQTPRNITRMDPSWAWAVGSMIATPSDLSRFFSGLMNGRLLNPALLEQMRTTVPADKLWPGWRYGLGLLSAPLSCGGLVWGHGGDIPGYKTLSGVTDNGHAATLALTGIRLASHPSVEHANDVLDTALCT; encoded by the coding sequence GTGACCGAGGACAGGTGGCCAGGTGCCCTGGCTGCCGTGCGAGGTCCGGGCGATCGGCGGTTCCGTCATCTCACTGCCGGGGTAGCCGATCTGGATACGGGGGCGCCGGTGCCGTCCGACGGGCGGGTGCGCATCGGCAGCAACAGCAAGACCTATCTCGCCGTGGTGGTGCTCCAGCTCGTCGGCGAGGGCCGGGTGGATCTGGACGGGCCCATCGAGACCCATCTGCCGGGGCTGGTGCGCGGCGAGGACATCGACGGGCGGAACATCACCGTCCGGCAGTTGCTCCAGAACACCAGCGGACTGCCCAACTACACCGACTACCTGGACCCGGACTGGTTCAGGATCCGCGACATCTACTGGGAGCCGCGCGAACTGCTCGACCTGGCGCCGGCCCACAAGGCGACCTTCCCGCCGGGCACGGACTGGTCGTACAGCAACACCAACTTCCTGCTGGCCGGTCTGCTGGTGCAGAAGGTCACCGGCCGTCCGCCAGCCGAGGAGATCGAACGGCGGATCCTCCAACCGCTCGGGCTGCGCGACACCTACACCCCCGTCCCCGGCGAACGCGGCATCCGGGGCCCGCACCCCCAGGGCTACCACGCGGACGACCCGGAGCAGACACCCCGGAACATCACCAGGATGGACCCATCGTGGGCCTGGGCCGTCGGAAGTATGATCGCCACCCCGAGCGATCTCAGCCGCTTCTTCTCCGGGCTCATGAACGGACGGCTGCTGAATCCCGCGCTGCTGGAGCAGATGCGGACCACGGTCCCCGCCGACAAGCTCTGGCCGGGCTGGCGCTACGGGCTCGGTCTGCTTAGCGCCCCGCTGAGCTGCGGCGGACTGGTCTGGGGGCACGGCGGTGACATCCCCGGCTACAAGACCCTCAGCGGAGTCACTGACAATGGCCACGCGGCCACCCTCGCCCTGACCGGAATCCGCCTGGCTTCACACCCGTCCGTGGAACACGCCAACGACGTCCTTGATACCGCTCTGTGCACATAA
- a CDS encoding serine hydrolase domain-containing protein yields MPKVAGGFRTALATVTAAFLTVVLIIPAPWSAAASPAGRDDAHARTRAAMERAVRDGAPGVLVSVIHGADRWAGAVGVADRRTTRPPHPADHFRAGSITKTFTATLVLQLEAEDRLGLDDTVEKWLPGVVRGNGHDGRRITVRQLLNHTSGVYNYLNDPALHQIGPPWLQHLHETWTPEQLLAVALSNPPPARPGERFVYSNTNYLLAAMIVEKITGNSYEHELHRRIIDPLRLRDTSSPGTRETLPRPSGRAYSTAQIQAPLPGIDVTEFNPSPLRASGELITTAGDLNRFYRALLTGRLLPEAQLRKMTTTISAGTEDHGLGLMRMATSCGIELWGQRGAGYGFEALTVSTRDSRHRMTLYINTDHLALEGTTAKDVTEAEFCHRS; encoded by the coding sequence ATGCCCAAGGTAGCGGGAGGGTTTCGTACCGCCCTTGCAACCGTAACCGCGGCCTTCCTGACCGTGGTCCTGATCATCCCGGCGCCCTGGTCGGCAGCCGCATCGCCGGCGGGTCGGGACGACGCACACGCGCGGACGCGCGCGGCCATGGAGCGGGCGGTAAGAGATGGTGCGCCCGGGGTCCTCGTCTCCGTGATCCACGGCGCGGACCGGTGGGCGGGGGCGGTGGGGGTCGCGGACCGCAGAACGACGCGACCACCGCATCCGGCGGACCACTTCCGGGCGGGCAGTATCACCAAGACCTTCACGGCCACCCTCGTTCTCCAGCTGGAGGCGGAGGACCGGCTCGGTCTCGACGACACGGTGGAGAAGTGGCTGCCCGGCGTGGTCCGGGGCAACGGTCACGACGGCCGCCGCATCACCGTCCGGCAGCTACTGAACCACACCAGCGGTGTGTACAACTACCTCAACGACCCCGCCCTCCACCAGATCGGCCCCCCCTGGCTCCAGCACCTGCACGAGACCTGGACACCCGAGCAGCTCCTGGCCGTCGCCCTGTCGAACCCCCCGCCCGCCCGGCCGGGCGAGAGGTTCGTGTACTCCAACACCAACTACCTCCTGGCCGCGATGATCGTGGAGAAGATCACCGGCAACTCCTACGAGCACGAGCTGCACCGGCGCATCATCGACCCCCTCCGCCTGCGGGACACCAGCTCACCGGGCACCCGCGAAACGCTGCCCCGCCCGTCCGGACGGGCCTACTCCACCGCCCAGATCCAGGCACCCCTGCCAGGCATCGACGTCACCGAGTTCAACCCCTCACCGCTGCGCGCCAGCGGCGAACTCATCACCACGGCCGGCGACCTCAACCGCTTCTACCGCGCCCTGCTCACCGGCCGACTGCTGCCCGAGGCCCAGTTGCGGAAGATGACCACCACTATCTCCGCCGGCACCGAGGACCACGGCCTCGGCCTCATGCGCATGGCCACCTCCTGCGGAATCGAACTGTGGGGACAGCGCGGCGCCGGATACGGATTCGAAGCCCTCACCGTCTCCACCCGCGACAGCCGCCACCGCATGACCCTCTACATCAACACCGACCACCTGGCCCTGGAGGGCACGACAGCCAAAGACGTCACCGAAGCGGAGTTCTGCCACCGTTCATGA
- a CDS encoding ATP-binding protein, whose translation MDLSAQDKGPELLGYHPITVSAVFEESGGIAEARDLVRDFLTSVQAAHGLPVSRRAMDMVKLAVSELVTNARKYAPGPCLLTLQVEDGAVQVSVWDSSTALPLLLPADPTRVGQHGLEIVMAISQSFAIHREPVGKRITISIVLAGDPGGHPSGRQTT comes from the coding sequence ATGGACCTGTCTGCGCAGGACAAGGGACCCGAGCTGCTGGGCTACCACCCGATCACTGTCTCCGCCGTGTTCGAGGAGAGCGGGGGGATCGCTGAGGCGCGCGATCTGGTCCGCGACTTCCTCACCTCCGTGCAGGCCGCGCACGGGCTGCCGGTATCGAGGCGGGCGATGGATATGGTGAAGCTCGCGGTGAGCGAGCTGGTGACCAACGCGCGCAAGTACGCCCCCGGCCCGTGCCTCCTCACCCTCCAGGTCGAGGACGGAGCGGTTCAGGTCAGCGTCTGGGACAGCAGCACCGCCCTACCGCTCCTCCTGCCCGCAGATCCCACACGGGTAGGCCAGCACGGCTTGGAGATCGTCATGGCGATCAGCCAGAGCTTCGCGATCCACCGCGAGCCCGTAGGCAAACGGATCACCATCTCCATCGTCCTCGCCGGCGACCCCGGCGGACACCCCTCCGGCCGCCAAACCACCTGA
- a CDS encoding thioredoxin domain-containing protein, protein MGRPVRHRANGRDPRLATQVEFWAEWAGPSRMVAATLDEIAGAYEGRLVITKLNIDHNTTTPPTYDISALPTLLLFKNGTVTATRIGALSRGQIEEFLDANL, encoded by the coding sequence ATGGGGAGACCAGTCAGGCACCGTGCCAATGGCAGGGATCCGCGCCTCGCCACTCAAGTCGAGTTCTGGGCGGAGTGGGCCGGTCCGTCCAGGATGGTGGCGGCCACACTCGACGAGATCGCCGGCGCGTACGAGGGCAGGCTCGTGATCACCAAACTCAACATCGACCACAACACCACTACCCCTCCCACCTACGACATCAGCGCGCTCCCGACACTCCTGCTGTTCAAGAACGGCACGGTGACGGCCACCAGGATCGGAGCCCTCTCCCGAGGGCAGATCGAAGAGTTCCTGGACGCCAACCTTTGA
- a CDS encoding RCC1 domain-containing protein gives MNALHRGRHRSAPLLVGLLTLLAILMTWPSTATAQESRLKGWGANESYQLGGVVANAKYKPVTVAGLTDTDIKSIDAGASHSLALLSNGTVESWGLNTSGQLGIGTVTNQDQASTVTGLRGVVAIAAGANHSLALLADGTVRAWGLNTYGQLGDNSVATRVTPVNVAGLTNVEAIAAGDHHSLAVLADGTVKAWGYNANGQLGDNSLAQRNTPVTVTGLANVRSVAGGNAHSLARLADGTVWSWGYNVQGQLGDNSVTRRLTPVKVDEISTAREISAGVHHSVALLADGTVKTWGYNAQGQQGDGTRTDRPAPITLEGATNIRAISAGHYHTLVLDRDGKVSAVGYNNNGQLGDGTATDRTALTTPINSLSSVSLIAGGGAFSLAG, from the coding sequence ATGAACGCACTCCACCGCGGCCGCCACCGCAGCGCCCCGCTCCTGGTGGGCCTGCTGACGCTGCTGGCAATCCTGATGACGTGGCCCTCGACCGCCACCGCGCAGGAAAGCCGGCTCAAGGGTTGGGGAGCCAACGAGAGCTACCAGCTCGGCGGCGTGGTCGCCAACGCCAAGTACAAGCCCGTGACCGTGGCGGGGCTCACCGACACCGACATCAAGAGCATCGATGCCGGCGCCAGCCACAGCCTCGCACTGCTCTCCAACGGGACCGTGGAGAGCTGGGGCCTCAACACCAGCGGCCAGCTCGGCATCGGCACCGTCACCAACCAGGACCAGGCATCCACCGTCACCGGACTGCGCGGCGTGGTCGCCATCGCAGCCGGCGCCAACCACAGCCTGGCACTGCTCGCCGACGGCACTGTGCGCGCCTGGGGCCTCAACACATACGGCCAGCTCGGCGACAACAGCGTCGCCACCCGCGTCACCCCGGTCAACGTCGCCGGTCTCACCAACGTCGAGGCCATCGCCGCCGGGGACCACCACAGTCTTGCCGTCCTCGCCGACGGCACCGTCAAGGCGTGGGGCTACAACGCCAACGGCCAGCTCGGCGACAACTCCCTCGCCCAGCGCAACACCCCCGTCACCGTGACCGGCCTCGCCAATGTCCGCAGCGTCGCCGGGGGCAATGCCCACAGCCTCGCCCGTCTGGCTGACGGCACGGTCTGGTCCTGGGGCTACAACGTCCAGGGGCAGCTCGGCGACAACTCCGTCACCAGGCGCCTCACCCCGGTCAAGGTCGACGAGATCAGCACCGCCCGCGAGATCAGCGCCGGGGTCCACCACAGCGTCGCCCTGCTCGCCGATGGCACCGTGAAGACCTGGGGCTACAACGCCCAGGGCCAGCAGGGCGACGGCACCCGCACCGACCGCCCCGCCCCCATCACCCTCGAAGGCGCCACCAACATCCGCGCCATCTCCGCCGGCCACTACCACACCCTCGTCCTCGACCGTGACGGCAAGGTCAGCGCCGTCGGCTACAACAACAACGGCCAGCTCGGCGACGGCACCGCCACCGACCGCACCGCCCTCACCACCCCCATCAACAGCCTCAGCAGCGTCTCGCTGATCGCCGGAGGCGGAGCCTTCAGCCTCGCCGGATAA
- a CDS encoding alpha/beta fold hydrolase, whose product MSISRRLIGSGDHKVLVLHDWFGTSAGWGPFLDYLDGDTFSYAFLDYRGYGDRKTVRGAYTLAEIAEDALALADELGWESFSLIGHSMGGKAAQQVLAQAPHRVRKLVGVAPVPAGVYPLNAEGEALFYGAAQDRDKRRSIVDLVTGRRASRVWVDLMVDHSLQWSTREAFGGYVKDWVTADLTERIIGNPVPVKVIVGEHDLALTADAMHATWLSHYPNAELEKIANSGHYPMHETPVALATSLEAFLNR is encoded by the coding sequence ATGAGCATTTCCCGCCGCCTGATCGGTTCCGGCGACCACAAAGTGCTGGTGCTCCACGACTGGTTCGGCACCAGCGCCGGCTGGGGGCCCTTCCTGGACTACCTGGACGGTGACACCTTCAGCTACGCCTTCCTCGACTACCGGGGCTACGGCGATCGCAAAACCGTGCGCGGTGCGTACACGCTCGCTGAGATCGCCGAGGACGCCCTCGCCTTGGCCGACGAGCTCGGCTGGGAAAGCTTCTCCCTCATCGGCCACTCCATGGGCGGCAAGGCGGCCCAACAGGTGTTGGCCCAGGCGCCGCACCGAGTACGCAAGCTGGTCGGCGTGGCCCCTGTCCCCGCCGGTGTCTATCCGCTGAACGCCGAGGGAGAAGCGCTGTTCTACGGCGCAGCACAGGACCGCGACAAGCGGCGGTCCATCGTGGACCTGGTCACCGGCCGACGTGCTTCCCGGGTGTGGGTCGACCTGATGGTCGACCACTCTCTGCAGTGGTCGACCCGCGAGGCGTTCGGCGGCTACGTGAAGGACTGGGTCACCGCAGACCTCACGGAACGGATCATCGGCAACCCCGTCCCGGTCAAGGTCATCGTCGGCGAGCACGATCTCGCCCTGACGGCCGACGCGATGCACGCCACGTGGCTCAGCCACTATCCGAACGCCGAACTGGAGAAGATCGCCAACAGCGGCCACTACCCCATGCACGAGACACCTGTGGCCCTGGCCACCAGCCTCGAAGCATTCCTGAACCGCTGA
- a CDS encoding alpha/beta fold hydrolase — MGSIYRSIAGREAISRWCTDRLDGWAVAHKRVTLTVSGVRTHVVTAGTGSPVLFLPGTNFNAAASLPLATALAAAGHRVILPDVPGQPGLSSGERGLAKGRLSWYGTWLNEVIEQTIAAPVTVMGHSFGAAVALSCHSPHIERLVLASPAGLTRLSVPPHLLAASTAWFLRPTPTSSARLLRAMSAPGRQPRNELVEWMTLVARHSRSSGAPGRAEPPSGQRCTQLAVTGANDVFLPPHRLRRAVRDTLKTELQVAAGAGHLLVEEHPELVANLASGDPQAAGEGTGDGEAGPAR; from the coding sequence ATGGGATCCATATACCGCTCCATCGCGGGGCGCGAGGCCATCAGCCGCTGGTGCACAGACCGGCTCGACGGCTGGGCGGTGGCTCATAAACGGGTGACGCTGACCGTGTCCGGTGTGCGGACGCATGTGGTGACCGCCGGGACGGGGAGCCCGGTGCTCTTCCTACCGGGGACCAACTTCAACGCAGCAGCATCCCTGCCGCTGGCCACCGCTCTGGCCGCGGCGGGGCACCGCGTCATCCTGCCGGACGTCCCCGGACAGCCCGGCCTCAGCTCCGGTGAACGCGGGCTCGCCAAGGGTCGGCTGTCCTGGTACGGCACCTGGCTGAACGAGGTCATCGAACAGACCATTGCCGCCCCCGTGACGGTGATGGGGCACTCCTTCGGCGCCGCCGTAGCCCTGTCCTGCCACTCCCCGCACATCGAACGGCTCGTCCTCGCCTCCCCCGCCGGACTGACCAGACTCAGCGTCCCCCCACACCTCCTCGCCGCCTCCACCGCCTGGTTCCTACGCCCCACCCCCACAAGCAGCGCCCGCCTGCTACGCGCCATGTCCGCCCCCGGACGCCAACCACGTAACGAGCTGGTCGAGTGGATGACCCTCGTCGCACGGCACTCACGCTCCAGCGGGGCACCCGGCCGCGCCGAACCACCATCCGGCCAGCGGTGCACGCAGCTGGCCGTCACAGGAGCCAACGACGTCTTCCTCCCACCCCACCGACTACGCCGCGCAGTACGCGACACCCTCAAAACCGAACTCCAGGTCGCCGCGGGAGCCGGGCACCTCCTCGTCGAGGAACACCCCGAACTCGTCGCCAACCTGGCCAGCGGCGACCCGCAAGCCGCCGGCGAAGGCACCGGCGACGGAGAAGCCGGACCGGCACGGTAG
- a CDS encoding VOC family protein: MTRSCEVPLFSALGRVVVLVADTDEALAFYRDVLGFTVLHDQATDGYRYLHLGLPGQEPAGLWLMTATTDRERELIGQQCGGQPLLVLYTADLDHVSRRLREHGTRVWSEQEDDDSRSLHFADLYGNVIIAVQLTGPSA, from the coding sequence ATGACTCGTTCCTGTGAGGTACCCCTGTTCTCCGCGCTGGGCCGTGTGGTGGTCCTGGTCGCCGATACCGATGAGGCTCTGGCGTTCTACCGGGATGTCCTGGGCTTCACCGTGCTGCATGACCAGGCCACCGACGGCTACCGCTACCTGCACCTCGGTCTGCCCGGCCAGGAACCGGCCGGGCTGTGGCTGATGACGGCCACCACGGACCGGGAACGCGAACTGATCGGCCAACAGTGCGGCGGCCAGCCCTTGCTCGTCCTGTACACCGCTGACCTGGACCACGTCAGCAGGCGACTGCGCGAGCACGGGACGCGCGTCTGGAGCGAGCAGGAGGACGACGACAGCCGGTCCCTGCACTTCGCCGACCTGTACGGGAACGTCATCATCGCCGTGCAGCTGACCGGGCCATCGGCATAG
- a CDS encoding peptidase inhibitor family I36 protein translates to MTALVAAVCAGAFMAPTPAGAAPAAERKSHCVADSGTQRITCYDTFRESIAAATEGRITDAPAPWKAAKDQRFMDRMNAVGKARDAAAATGARVRLEAGAGTVLFEHAQYQGGTLTIRTSHGGHCKSDGKWDGWASSLTGHWINNQISSLWTLNKCYVDLFQDANFQGPNQFHTKSTEWVGDAMNDTTSSVALT, encoded by the coding sequence GTGACCGCACTCGTGGCGGCGGTGTGCGCGGGCGCCTTCATGGCACCAACCCCAGCGGGCGCGGCCCCGGCGGCCGAGCGGAAGTCCCACTGCGTCGCCGATTCGGGCACACAGCGGATCACCTGTTACGACACCTTCCGCGAGAGCATCGCGGCGGCGACCGAGGGCCGGATCACTGACGCCCCGGCACCGTGGAAGGCGGCCAAGGACCAGCGGTTCATGGACCGGATGAACGCGGTCGGCAAGGCGCGCGACGCCGCAGCGGCCACCGGTGCGCGCGTGCGGCTGGAAGCCGGAGCGGGCACGGTCCTCTTCGAGCATGCCCAGTACCAGGGCGGCACCCTCACCATCCGTACCAGTCACGGCGGTCACTGCAAGAGCGACGGGAAATGGGACGGCTGGGCCTCCAGCCTCACCGGCCACTGGATCAACAACCAGATCAGCTCCCTGTGGACCCTGAACAAGTGCTACGTCGACCTGTTCCAGGACGCGAACTTCCAAGGGCCGAACCAGTTCCACACCAAGAGCACGGAGTGGGTCGGCGACGCGATGAACGACACGACCAGCTCGGTAGCGCTGACCTAA
- a CDS encoding serine hydrolase domain-containing protein, with protein MPKVAGGFRTALATVTAAFLTVVLIIPAPWSAAASPAGRDDAHARTRAAMERAVRDGAPGVLVSVVDGAERWAGAVGVADRRTTRPPHPADHFRAGSITKTFTATLVLQLEAEDRLGLDDTVEKWLPGVVRGNGHDGRRITVRQLLNHTSGVYNYLNDPALHQIGPPWLQHLHETWTPEQLLAVALSNPPPARPGERFVYSNTNYLLAAMIVEKITSSTYEHELHRRIIDPLRLRDTSSPGTRETLPRPSGRAYSTAQIQAPLPGIDVTEFNPSPLRASGELITTAGDLNRFYRALLTGRLLPEAQLRKMTTTISAGTEDHGLGLMRMATSCGIELWGQRGAGYGFEALTVSTRDSRHRMTLYINTDHLALEGTTAKDVTEAEFCHRS; from the coding sequence ATGCCCAAGGTAGCGGGAGGGTTTCGTACCGCCCTTGCAACCGTAACCGCGGCCTTCCTGACCGTGGTCCTGATCATCCCGGCGCCCTGGTCGGCAGCCGCATCGCCGGCGGGTCGGGACGACGCACACGCGCGGACGCGCGCGGCCATGGAGCGGGCGGTAAGAGATGGTGCGCCCGGGGTCCTCGTCTCCGTGGTCGACGGTGCGGAGCGGTGGGCGGGGGCGGTGGGGGTCGCGGACCGCAGAACGACGCGACCACCGCATCCGGCGGACCACTTCCGGGCGGGCAGTATCACCAAGACCTTCACGGCCACCCTCGTTCTCCAGCTGGAGGCGGAGGACCGGCTCGGTCTCGACGACACGGTGGAGAAGTGGCTGCCCGGCGTGGTCCGGGGCAACGGTCACGACGGCCGCCGCATCACCGTCCGGCAGCTACTGAACCACACCAGCGGTGTGTACAACTACCTCAACGACCCCGCCCTCCACCAGATCGGCCCCCCCTGGCTCCAGCACCTGCACGAGACCTGGACACCCGAGCAGCTCCTGGCCGTCGCCCTGTCGAACCCCCCGCCCGCCCGGCCGGGCGAGAGGTTCGTGTACTCCAACACCAACTACCTCCTGGCCGCGATGATCGTGGAGAAGATCACCAGCAGCACCTACGAGCACGAGCTGCACCGGCGCATCATCGACCCCCTCCGCCTGCGGGACACCAGCTCACCGGGCACCCGCGAAACGCTGCCCCGCCCGTCCGGACGGGCCTACTCCACCGCCCAGATCCAGGCACCCCTGCCAGGCATCGACGTCACCGAGTTCAACCCCTCACCGCTCCGCGCCAGCGGCGAACTCATCACCACGGCCGGCGACCTCAACCGCTTCTACCGCGCCCTGCTCACCGGCCGACTGCTGCCCGAGGCCCAGTTGCGGAAGATGACCACCACTATCTCCGCCGGCACCGAGGACCACGGCCTCGGCCTCATGCGCATGGCCACCTCCTGCGGAATCGAACTGTGGGGACAGCGCGGCGCCGGATACGGATTCGAAGCCCTCACCGTCTCCACCCGCGACAGCCGCCACCGCATGACCCTCTACATCAACACCGACCACCTGGCCCTGGAGGGCACGACAGCCAAAGACGTCACCGAAGCGGAGTTCTGCCACCGTTCATGA
- a CDS encoding SAM-dependent methyltransferase, whose translation MTALNDLIRPDRYPLSSRYDPAWLLNLDMGPNPLWMLEDLAHDLDLHPGMRVLDLGSGKGATSVFLAREYQVEVVAADLWIAPEQAAAVFAEAGVGDRLAGGGRGR comes from the coding sequence GTGACTGCCTTGAACGACCTCATCCGCCCGGACCGCTATCCGCTCTCCTCTCGCTATGACCCCGCGTGGCTGCTCAACCTCGACATGGGGCCGAACCCGCTGTGGATGCTGGAGGACCTTGCTCACGATCTCGATCTGCACCCCGGTATGCGAGTTCTCGACCTCGGCTCTGGCAAGGGCGCCACGTCGGTGTTCCTGGCACGTGAGTACCAAGTCGAGGTCGTCGCCGCCGACCTGTGGATCGCCCCCGAACAGGCGGCGGCCGTCTTCGCGGAGGCGGGGGTCGGGGACCGGTTGGCTGGGGGTGGCCGTGGGCGCTGA
- a CDS encoding GNAT family N-acetyltransferase gives MILATPVLHTARLRLRPFTDADAAVLFALHSSTYVMRYWDSPPWTEQARAERFIAMCRKMADEGTGARVAIDRASDGAFVGWCGLTGWDPDYRSASLGYVLDDAMWGHGFATEAAHAVLEWAFDTLDLNRVQAEADTRNVASARVLEKIGFVREGTLREDCVVNGEVSDSWVFGLLRREWQPAAVTIPAREVRR, from the coding sequence ATGATTTTGGCCACCCCCGTACTGCACACCGCTCGCCTGCGCCTTCGGCCCTTCACCGACGCTGACGCGGCCGTTCTCTTCGCGCTGCATAGCAGCACCTACGTGATGCGCTACTGGGACTCCCCGCCGTGGACCGAACAGGCCCGCGCCGAGCGTTTCATCGCGATGTGCCGGAAGATGGCGGACGAAGGCACCGGGGCGCGGGTGGCCATCGACCGTGCTTCTGACGGGGCCTTCGTCGGCTGGTGCGGTCTGACCGGGTGGGACCCGGACTACCGCAGCGCGTCGTTGGGCTACGTCCTCGATGATGCGATGTGGGGCCACGGCTTTGCGACGGAGGCCGCGCACGCCGTGCTGGAGTGGGCATTCGACACGCTGGACCTGAATCGAGTTCAGGCCGAGGCCGATACGCGCAACGTGGCATCTGCCCGGGTCCTGGAGAAGATCGGCTTCGTGCGTGAAGGGACGTTGCGGGAGGACTGCGTGGTGAACGGCGAGGTCTCCGACTCGTGGGTGTTCGGTTTGCTCAGGCGAGAGTGGCAGCCGGCGGCCGTGACGATTCCAGCCCGTGAAGTGCGACGTTAA
- the menC gene encoding o-succinylbenzoate synthase gives MKIKGIELRRIAMPLKAPFRTSFGVEYARDILLLRVEAADSEGWGECVAMSEPRYNSEYVDGAADVLRRFLIPALPLDVTANTVAGALQPFKGHHMAKAALESAVLDAELRASGESFASYLGATRDRVPSGVSVGIMDSVPALLDAVEGFVAEGYVRIKLKIAPGSDVGPVAAVREHFGDDLLLQVDANAAYTLADSRHLERLDAFDLLLIEQPLADDDLVQHAHLARRLTTPVCLDESIDSAAHAAAAISLGACSVVNIKPGRVGGYLEARRIHDLCQAHGIAVWCGGMLETGIGRAANVALAALPGFTLPGDTSASSRYYSKDITAPFELNDGHLDVPRGPGTGVEPLPEVLAELTASTEWITG, from the coding sequence ATGAAGATCAAAGGAATCGAACTCCGCCGCATCGCCATGCCCCTGAAGGCCCCATTCCGTACCTCGTTCGGGGTCGAGTACGCCCGCGACATCCTGCTGCTCCGGGTGGAGGCCGCGGACAGCGAGGGCTGGGGCGAATGTGTCGCCATGTCGGAACCCCGCTACAACTCCGAGTACGTGGACGGTGCCGCCGACGTACTACGACGCTTCCTGATCCCCGCGCTGCCGCTCGATGTCACGGCCAACACCGTGGCCGGTGCGCTGCAGCCCTTCAAGGGGCACCACATGGCGAAGGCCGCGCTGGAAAGCGCCGTGCTCGACGCCGAACTCCGGGCGAGCGGCGAGTCGTTCGCCTCCTATCTGGGCGCAACCCGGGACCGGGTGCCGAGCGGAGTATCGGTCGGCATCATGGACAGCGTGCCCGCACTGCTGGACGCGGTGGAGGGCTTTGTCGCCGAGGGATACGTCCGAATCAAGCTGAAGATCGCGCCGGGCTCGGACGTGGGACCCGTGGCGGCCGTACGGGAGCACTTCGGCGACGATCTGCTCCTCCAGGTCGACGCCAACGCCGCCTACACGCTCGCCGACTCCCGCCACCTGGAGCGGCTCGACGCGTTCGACCTGCTGCTGATCGAACAACCCCTGGCCGACGACGATCTCGTCCAGCACGCCCACCTCGCACGCCGGCTCACCACACCCGTATGCCTGGACGAGTCGATCGACTCCGCGGCACACGCCGCCGCGGCGATCTCGCTGGGCGCCTGCTCCGTCGTCAACATCAAACCCGGCCGCGTCGGCGGCTACCTCGAAGCCCGCCGCATCCACGACCTCTGCCAGGCACACGGAATCGCCGTATGGTGCGGCGGAATGCTGGAGACCGGCATCGGCCGCGCCGCCAACGTCGCCCTCGCGGCCCTGCCCGGCTTCACCCTGCCGGGCGACACCTCCGCCTCCAGCCGCTACTACTCCAAAGACATCACCGCGCCGTTCGAGCTGAACGACGGTCATCTCGACGTGCCCCGCGGACCGGGCACGGGCGTAGAACCACTACCGGAAGTACTCGCCGAACTGACGGCATCCACGGAATGGATCACCGGCTAG